Part of the Salinigranum rubrum genome is shown below.
CCGACCTCGTCGACCTCGCCATCGACACCAACAACGCTGTCATCGAATCGCCGGACGGAACGGAGTACTCGGTTCTCGACGGGGGGTTCCGCTACGTGTACACCGCACCGCAGCCAGCGACGGCCGAGGCGGAGCCGTCGACGTTCGATTTCGGGTCGGGAGAGAGCGACGGCCCGGCACGGCCGGCGGACGCGAAGTCGGAAGGGAACGACGATGCGATGGACGGCAACGGCACGATGGGCGGCGACGGCGCAATGGACGATGACGGCGCGACCGGTCAGGGCGACGGGACTTCGAAGTCGAACGAGTAGGCCTCGGATTAGAGGTCGCCCTTCGTGCTCGGCGTGTCGCTTCGTCGCTCGTCCAGTCTCGTCGCGTCGTCCAGCGTCCGCGCGAGCGACTTGAACAGCGCCTCGACCTCGTGGTGAGCATTTTCACCCTCGACCGACGCGTGGAGGGTGAGACCGGCGTTCATCGCGAGCGAGAGCGCGAAGTGTCGCGCCATGTCGCTCGTGAACTCGCCGACCGTCGACTGGGAGAACGCCCCGTCGAACTCGAAGTGGGGACGACCCGAGACGTCGACGACCACCGAGGCGACGGCCTCGTCCAGCGGGACCGTGCGGTCGGCGAAGCGGCGGATACCGCGCTTGTCGCCGAGCGCCTCGGTGAACGCCTCGCCGAGGACGATGGCGACGTCCTCGACGGTGTGGTGGTCGTCGACGTGGAGGTCACCGTCGCACTGGACGGTGAGGTCGAACAGGCCGTGCTTGGCGAACGCTTCGAGCATGTGGTCGAAGAAGCCCACGCCCGTGTCGACAGTCGCGTCACCGTCGCCGTCGACGTCGAGCGTGAGGTCGATGTTCGTCTCGCTCGTCTCGCGGGAGCGTGCGGCGGTCCGTGTCATACCCCGGCGGACGGGAGCGACGGATAAAGAAGGTTCGTCCCGCGCGCCCGGTGCGGTGTCGGCGGGGGACGAGTCCGAAATTCGAACCCCTTGGTTTCCGGTCGAAGCTGGTGAATGAGAACTCACGACACGGACGGGAAACGCCGGACAGCAGACGGGCGTCAGACACGTGGCTGACGGATGACGGACCGGAGCAGGTCGACGAGAGCCGGGGGGTTCGAGATGAAACGGACCTTCGTGGGGGGCGGCGCGCTCGGCTCACCGGACGGCGGCCATCGCCGCTTCGAGCGTGAACCGCCCCTCGTAGAGGGCGGTTCCGACGACGACCGCCGCCGCACCGGCGTCGTGGAGCGCTTCGACGTCCGAGAGGGTCGCCACGCCACCGCTGGCGACGACGGGGATGTCGACGGCGTCGACGACAGCCTCGACCGCGTCGGTGTTGACGCCCTCCAGTTGCCCCTCGACGTCGACGTCGGTGAACAGGATACCCGCCGCGCCGAGGTCCTCGTAGCGGCCGGCGGCCTCGGCGGGACGGAGGCCCGTCCCCTCGGTCCACCCCTCGATGACCACCTCACCCTCCCGCGCGTCGAGCGAGACGACGACGCTCCCCGGGTGCGTCTCGGAGATGTCGGCGACGACCTCGGGGTCGTTCACCGCGGCCGTGCCGAGAATGACGCGGTCGACGCCGCTGTCGAGGAGGGTACGGGCGTCCGCGGCGGTCCGGATGCCGCCGCCGAGCTGGACCGGCACGTCGACGGCGTCGACGACCGCCTCGACGGCGGCGGCGTTCTTCCGCTCGCCCTCGAACGCGCCGTCGAGGTCGACGAGGTGGAGCGTCTTCGCCCCCGCGTCGACCCACCGGCGGGCGGCCTCGACCGGGTCGCCGTATCTGGTTTCAGTACCGCGCTCGCCCTGGACGAGCTGGACCACCTCGCCGTCCTGCATGTCGACCGCGGGGACGACCTCGAACGTCGGGAACATACGGGAGCGGAGGAGGAGCGAGGCCGTAAACGCACCGACACACGGGGAGAAACCGCCCGCCGGAACGGGGGGTCTCACAGCATCCGTTCGGAACGGCTTTGGGGCCGGGCCGCACAGGGTCAACAAATGAAGATTTTCGGGTCCAGCGGGACACGTGGGGTGGTCACAGAGGAGTTGACTCCCGCGTTCGTCCTGCGGGTGGCACAGGCCGCCGGGACGGTCTGGGACGCCGACCGGGCCGTCGTCTCGCGGGACACCCGGACCTCCGGCGAGATGTTCACGAACGCCGCAGCCTCCGGGCTGGCGAGCGCCGGACTCGACGTCGACCGGCTCGGCGTGACGCCGACTCCGGCCGTGGTTCGCTACTGTGAGGTCGAGGAGGTCCCCGCGGTCCACATCACCGCCTCGCACAACCCGCCGGAGTACAACGGCGTCAAGCTCGTCGGAAGCGACGGCGTCGAACTCACCGTGGACGTCCTCGAAGAGGTGGAAGACCACGTGCTGAGCGAGGAGTTCGACCTGAAGCCGTGGGACGGAATCGGGGAGGTCCGACGCGTCGACTCGGCGAACCGGGCGTACGTCGACGATTTGCTCGCGTCGGTCGACCGGAAAACCATCTCCGAAGCCGGACTGACGGTGGCGCTCGACCCGGGCCACGGCGCCGGCGCGCTCACCAGCCCCGAGTTCTTCCGGCGGCTGGGCTGTGAGGTCGTGACCGTGAACGCGACGCCCGACGGACGCTTCCCGGGGCGACAGCCCGAACCCGTCGGGAGCCACCTGACCAGTCTCTCGCGGCTGGTCCGCGCGACGGACGCGGACCTCGGCATCGCTCACGACGGCGACGCCGACCGCGCGGTGTTCGTCGACGAGCGGGGGGAGTTCGTCGACGGCGAGTCGTCGATGGCGGCGCTCGCGGGGGCACACCTCGACGCGGGCGACACGTTCGTCTCCGCCGTCAACGTCTCACAGCGGGTCGTCGACGCCGTCTCCGAGGCGGACGCGACGCTCGAACTCACGCCCATCGGGTCGACGAACATCATCACGCACATCCGCACGCTCCAGGCGAAGGGAGCGACGGTGCCGGTCGCCGGCGAGGGTAACGGCGGCGTCTTCTTCCCCGACTATCGACTGGTCCGCGACGGCGCGTACACCGGCGCGAAGTTCCTCGAACTCGTCGCCGACCGACCCGCGAGCGAGGTGGTCGCCCCGTTCTCGGCGTATCACGCGGCACGGGTGAACATCCACTACGAATCGGAGGGTGAACTGACGGCGATGCTCGAAGCTGCCGAGACGTACGCCGAAACCGCGGACGTCGAGCCCAACACCATCGACGGCTACCGGCTCGACTACGGCGACGCGTGGGTGCTCGTCCGTCCCTCCGGGACCGAACCGGTCGTCCGAATCTACGCCGAAGCGCGGGACGCCGACCGTGCCGAATCGCTGGCCGAAGAGGTCGAAGGGGTACTCCTCGACAGCCGCGACGACTCGTAAACGCGCACGCTCAGACCGAGAGAACGACGAACAGCAGACAGAGACAGCCGAGGACGACCAGCGCGAACCCGCGGGGGAGCGCCCCCCGGCGCACGGTCGACTGGTCACGGGGCGTGGAGCCGAGGTACCGCACCTGCAGACGGTGAACCCGCTCGGGCTCGCGGAGCCACGCGACACCGACGAGCACCGTCACGAGACCGACGACCGTCGCGATGCCCGTGACCGGCGTGAACATCACGCGCCTCCGTCGTCGAGCGCCGACCGGAGGCCGTCACGCTCCGCGCGCAGGTCGTCGAGTTCTTCTCTGACCGTGCCGGAGGCGAG
Proteins encoded:
- the hisB gene encoding imidazoleglycerol-phosphate dehydratase HisB, with the translated sequence MTRTAARSRETSETNIDLTLDVDGDGDATVDTGVGFFDHMLEAFAKHGLFDLTVQCDGDLHVDDHHTVEDVAIVLGEAFTEALGDKRGIRRFADRTVPLDEAVASVVVDVSGRPHFEFDGAFSQSTVGEFTSDMARHFALSLAMNAGLTLHASVEGENAHHEVEALFKSLARTLDDATRLDERRSDTPSTKGDL
- the glmM gene encoding phosphoglucosamine mutase, giving the protein MKIFGSSGTRGVVTEELTPAFVLRVAQAAGTVWDADRAVVSRDTRTSGEMFTNAAASGLASAGLDVDRLGVTPTPAVVRYCEVEEVPAVHITASHNPPEYNGVKLVGSDGVELTVDVLEEVEDHVLSEEFDLKPWDGIGEVRRVDSANRAYVDDLLASVDRKTISEAGLTVALDPGHGAGALTSPEFFRRLGCEVVTVNATPDGRFPGRQPEPVGSHLTSLSRLVRATDADLGIAHDGDADRAVFVDERGEFVDGESSMAALAGAHLDAGDTFVSAVNVSQRVVDAVSEADATLELTPIGSTNIITHIRTLQAKGATVPVAGEGNGGVFFPDYRLVRDGAYTGAKFLELVADRPASEVVAPFSAYHAARVNIHYESEGELTAMLEAAETYAETADVEPNTIDGYRLDYGDAWVLVRPSGTEPVVRIYAEARDADRAESLAEEVEGVLLDSRDDS
- the hisA gene encoding 1-(5-phosphoribosyl)-5-[(5-phosphoribosylamino)methylideneamino]imidazole-4-carboxamide isomerase; amino-acid sequence: MFPTFEVVPAVDMQDGEVVQLVQGERGTETRYGDPVEAARRWVDAGAKTLHLVDLDGAFEGERKNAAAVEAVVDAVDVPVQLGGGIRTAADARTLLDSGVDRVILGTAAVNDPEVVADISETHPGSVVVSLDAREGEVVIEGWTEGTGLRPAEAAGRYEDLGAAGILFTDVDVEGQLEGVNTDAVEAVVDAVDIPVVASGGVATLSDVEALHDAGAAAVVVGTALYEGRFTLEAAMAAVR